The following coding sequences are from one Streptomyces sp. NBC_01485 window:
- a CDS encoding rhomboid family intramembrane serine protease, with the protein MVIPVHDVNPVRRTPVVTYALIAVNVFVFWFMPGLSGSVAGDSNLAQSCHLHAFLEHFAAVPRELIHHQLPQLVPTGEVRGATCQLGPPGYDKSPALSVLTAMFLHGGWLHLLGNMLFLLIFGNNIEDRMGHVRFALFYVVCGYAASYGFALLNAGSTDPLIGASGAIAGVLGAYLVLYPKARVWVLVPFLVFLPLRLPAWLVLGFWFGLQAVYSSGEGVSDAGTVAYAAHVAGFLVGMLLAWPLKPGTPPPPEPRGLLFGRRARPRHTW; encoded by the coding sequence GTGGTCATCCCCGTCCATGACGTGAACCCCGTGCGCCGCACCCCCGTGGTGACGTACGCGCTGATCGCGGTGAACGTCTTCGTGTTCTGGTTCATGCCGGGCCTGTCCGGCTCCGTGGCGGGTGACAGCAACCTCGCGCAGAGCTGCCATCTGCACGCCTTCCTGGAGCACTTCGCGGCCGTACCGCGCGAGTTGATCCACCATCAGCTGCCGCAGCTCGTCCCCACCGGCGAGGTGCGCGGCGCGACCTGCCAACTCGGGCCGCCGGGCTACGACAAGTCGCCGGCGCTGAGCGTCCTGACCGCGATGTTCCTGCACGGCGGCTGGCTGCACCTGCTAGGCAACATGCTGTTTCTGCTGATCTTCGGAAACAACATCGAGGACCGGATGGGCCACGTCCGCTTCGCGCTCTTCTACGTCGTCTGCGGCTACGCGGCGTCGTACGGCTTCGCCCTGCTCAACGCCGGCTCGACCGACCCGCTGATCGGCGCGTCGGGGGCGATCGCGGGGGTGCTGGGCGCCTATCTGGTGCTGTATCCGAAGGCCAGGGTGTGGGTGCTCGTCCCGTTCCTGGTGTTCCTGCCGCTGCGCCTGCCGGCCTGGCTGGTGCTGGGCTTCTGGTTCGGGCTCCAGGCCGTGTACTCGTCCGGCGAGGGCGTCTCCGACGCGGGCACCGTGGCGTACGCGGCGCATGTCGCCGGTTTCCTCGTGGGCATGCTGCTGGCCTGGCCGCTCAAGCCGGGCACACCCCCGCCGCCGGAACCGCGCGGCCTGCTGTTCGGCAGACGGGCCCGGCCCCGGCACACGTGGTGA
- the hemE gene encoding uroporphyrinogen decarboxylase has product MSANESPAGRQPTATYDSAFLKACRREPVPHTPVWFMRQAGRSLPEYLKVREGIPMLESCTRPELVTEITLQPVRRHNVDAAVYYSDIVVPLKAIGIDLDIKPGVGPVVEKPIRTRADLAQLRDLTPEDVSYVTEAIGLLTAELGSTPLIGFAGAPFTLASYLIEGGPSRTYENAKAIMYGDPELWADILDRLADITAAFLKVQIEAGASAVQLFDSWAGALAPVDYRRSVLPASAKVFKAVEGYGVPRIHFGVGTGELLGLMGEAGADVVGVDWRVPLDEAARRVGPGKALQGNLDSTVLFAPTEAVEAKTREVLDSAKGLEGHIFNLGHGVMPSTDPDALTRLVEYVHTQTAR; this is encoded by the coding sequence GTGAGCGCGAACGAGAGCCCCGCGGGCCGGCAGCCGACAGCGACGTACGACAGTGCCTTCCTGAAGGCGTGCAGGCGCGAGCCCGTGCCGCACACGCCCGTGTGGTTCATGCGGCAGGCCGGGCGCTCGCTGCCCGAGTACCTCAAGGTGCGCGAGGGCATCCCCATGCTGGAGTCCTGCACGCGGCCCGAGCTGGTCACCGAGATCACCCTCCAGCCGGTGCGCAGGCACAACGTGGACGCGGCGGTCTACTACAGCGACATCGTCGTCCCCCTCAAGGCCATCGGCATCGATCTCGACATCAAGCCCGGCGTCGGCCCGGTCGTCGAGAAGCCGATCCGCACCCGCGCCGACCTGGCCCAGCTCCGCGACCTCACCCCCGAGGACGTCTCCTACGTCACGGAGGCCATCGGCCTGCTGACCGCCGAGCTCGGCTCCACCCCCCTCATCGGCTTCGCCGGCGCTCCGTTCACCCTCGCGAGCTACCTCATCGAGGGCGGCCCGTCCCGCACGTACGAGAACGCGAAGGCGATCATGTACGGCGACCCCGAGCTGTGGGCCGACATCCTCGACCGTCTCGCCGACATCACGGCCGCCTTCCTCAAGGTCCAGATCGAGGCGGGCGCCAGCGCCGTCCAGCTCTTCGACTCGTGGGCCGGCGCGCTCGCCCCGGTGGACTACCGCCGCTCGGTGCTCCCCGCCTCCGCGAAGGTCTTCAAGGCCGTCGAGGGCTACGGCGTCCCGCGCATCCACTTCGGCGTCGGCACCGGCGAGCTGCTCGGCCTGATGGGCGAGGCCGGCGCGGATGTCGTAGGCGTCGACTGGCGCGTCCCGCTCGACGAGGCCGCCCGCCGCGTCGGCCCCGGCAAGGCGCTCCAGGGCAACCTCGACTCGACGGTCCTGTTCGCCCCCACGGAGGCCGTCGAGGCGAAGACCCGCGAGGTCCTCGACTCGGCGAAGGGCCTGGAGGGGCACATCTTCAACCTCGGGCACGGTGTCATGCCGTCCACCGACCCGGACGCGCTCACCCGCCTCGTCGAGTACGTCCACACGCAGACGGCCCGATAG
- the hemQ gene encoding hydrogen peroxide-dependent heme synthase, translating to MSDDAPTTESGRVPNKGKLAKDLNEVIRYTLWSVFKLKDVLPENRVGYADEVQELFDQLAAKDVTIRGTYDVSGLRADADLMIWWHAETADQLQEAYNLFRRTKLGRALEPVWSNMALHRPAEFNRSHIPAFLADETPRDYISVYPFVRSYDWYLLPDEDRRRMLADHGKMARGFPDVRANTVASFSLGDYEWLLAFEADELYRIVDLMRHLRASEARMHVREEVPFYTGRRKSVADLVAGLA from the coding sequence ATGAGCGACGACGCCCCCACCACCGAGTCCGGCCGGGTCCCGAACAAGGGCAAGCTGGCCAAGGACCTCAACGAGGTCATCCGCTACACCCTGTGGTCCGTCTTCAAGCTGAAGGACGTGCTCCCCGAGAACCGCGTGGGCTACGCCGACGAGGTCCAGGAGCTGTTCGACCAGCTCGCCGCCAAGGACGTGACGATCCGCGGCACGTACGACGTCTCCGGCCTGCGCGCCGACGCCGACCTCATGATCTGGTGGCACGCCGAGACCGCCGACCAGCTCCAGGAGGCGTACAACCTCTTCCGCCGGACGAAGCTGGGCCGCGCCCTGGAGCCGGTCTGGTCGAACATGGCGCTGCACCGCCCCGCCGAGTTCAACCGCTCGCACATCCCGGCGTTCCTCGCCGACGAGACGCCGCGCGACTACATCAGCGTCTACCCGTTCGTGCGCAGCTACGACTGGTACCTGCTGCCCGACGAGGACCGCCGCCGCATGCTCGCCGACCACGGCAAGATGGCCCGCGGCTTCCCCGACGTCCGCGCCAACACGGTCGCCTCGTTCTCGCTGGGCGACTACGAGTGGCTGCTGGCCTTCGAGGCCGACGAGCTGTACCGCATCGTCGACCTCATGCGCCACCTGCGCGCCTCGGAGGCCCGTATGCACGTCCGCGAGGAGGTCCCGTTCTACACGGGCCGTCGCAAGTCGGTGGCCGACCTGGTCGCCGGCCTCGCCTGA
- a CDS encoding helix-turn-helix transcriptional regulator produces MSVLLEQPASLVAYRPNKPTAMVVVADPRVRSTVTRHLWALGVRDVIEASSIAEARPRIGNPRDICVADVHLPDGSGLTLLSETRAAGWPNGLALSAADDIGAVRNALAGGVKGYVVTGTRTNLGLPNRPGGAPIGSAARLHRRPPGAPSHPGGYRELSGREVEVLRLVAEGQSNKAIGVSMGLSALTVKSHLARIARKLGTGDRAGMVAVALRTGIIH; encoded by the coding sequence GTGTCCGTTCTCCTCGAGCAGCCCGCAAGCCTGGTCGCCTACCGCCCGAACAAGCCCACCGCCATGGTGGTCGTGGCCGACCCGCGCGTCCGCTCCACCGTCACCCGTCACCTGTGGGCGCTCGGTGTGCGCGACGTCATCGAGGCCTCGTCCATCGCGGAGGCTCGTCCCCGCATCGGCAACCCCCGCGACATCTGCGTCGCCGACGTCCACCTGCCCGACGGCTCCGGCCTCACCCTGCTGTCGGAGACCCGCGCCGCGGGCTGGCCCAACGGGCTCGCCCTCTCCGCCGCCGACGACATCGGCGCCGTGCGCAACGCCCTCGCGGGCGGCGTCAAGGGCTACGTCGTCACCGGCACCCGCACCAACCTCGGGCTCCCCAACCGGCCCGGCGGCGCGCCCATCGGCTCGGCCGCCCGTCTGCACCGCCGCCCCCCGGGCGCCCCGAGCCACCCGGGCGGCTACCGCGAGCTCTCCGGCCGTGAGGTCGAGGTGCTGCGACTGGTCGCGGAGGGCCAGTCCAACAAGGCCATCGGCGTCTCGATGGGCCTGTCGGCGCTGACCGTCAAGAGCCACCTCGCCCGCATCGCCCGCAAGCTCGGCACGGGCGACCGCGCCGGCATGGTCGCGGTGGCCCTGCGGACCGGCATCATCCACTGA
- a CDS encoding DUF3000 domain-containing protein, with translation MDDANEGDRDGSASAPLPFRAAVDALRATRLRPQIEVEPTPAPKRLAPFAYALEATVVDDEQDLADGRLVLLHDPAGHDAWRGTFRLVTLVRAELEPEMAADPLLPDVCWSWLTGALQARGLTYGEASGTVTRASSHYFGGLAERPANSQIEIRASWTPREGLGGVPDAGAHLASWCDLLAQVAGLPPAGPGDASVVTLPQRRGPQSR, from the coding sequence ATGGATGACGCGAACGAGGGGGACCGGGATGGGAGTGCGTCGGCTCCGTTGCCCTTCCGGGCCGCCGTCGACGCGTTGCGGGCGACACGGCTGCGGCCGCAGATCGAGGTCGAGCCGACACCGGCCCCCAAACGGCTCGCCCCGTTCGCGTACGCACTGGAGGCGACGGTCGTGGACGACGAGCAGGATCTGGCCGACGGACGGCTGGTGCTGCTGCACGATCCGGCCGGGCACGACGCCTGGCGCGGAACGTTCCGGCTGGTGACCCTCGTGCGGGCCGAACTGGAGCCGGAGATGGCCGCCGACCCGCTGCTGCCGGACGTGTGCTGGTCGTGGCTGACGGGCGCGCTCCAGGCGCGCGGGCTGACGTACGGCGAGGCGAGCGGGACCGTCACGCGCGCGAGTTCGCACTACTTCGGCGGGCTCGCGGAGCGCCCGGCGAACTCGCAGATCGAGATCCGGGCCTCGTGGACGCCGCGCGAGGGCCTGGGCGGGGTGCCGGACGCGGGGGCGCACCTGGCGTCCTGGTGCGATCTGCTGGCGCAGGTGGCGGGACTGCCGCCGGCCGGTCCGGGGGACGCGTCGGTGGTGACGCTGCCACAGCGCAGGGGGCCGCAGTCACGTTGA
- a CDS encoding alpha/beta hydrolase, with the protein MRAAALHSAAGALLLTALSAVPAGGVPSAPGRSTASGVVPGVALAAVRAAARGVDFGSCSDAQDLPGSMQCGTVAVPLDYARPDGKQIKLSVSRVQATHRDPHNSKRRVPRQGALVFNPGGPGGSGRYFPLIGLLPEWKRIGAAYDLVGYDPRGVGKSAPLSCQDPKRFFKGPSPAPVHPSESYKRERVAQAKAYAQGCGKRAGSALRHYNSLNNARDLDVLRAALGEERLTFMGASYGTYFGALYATLFPSHVRRMVFDAAVDPDPAQIWYRNNLAQSAAFESRWTDFREWIAEHDDVYGLGDTAEAVLTSYERARARLAAQPAGGKVGPGQLQGAFLQAGYYDDYWPARAQALSEYLKGDPTQLVAQAGPVREAAAEAENANAVYTAVECNDASWPTDWKVWDRDNTRLARVAPFETWDNVWANLPCAYWPAPRQQPLDVRTGPGELPPTLILAAERDAAAPYAGALEMHRRLTGSVLVTERDSGTHGIAGGPNACVNGHLDAYLLEGRLPVRRAACAPHPAPKPSAPSEEKADGPESWN; encoded by the coding sequence ATGAGAGCCGCCGCCCTCCACTCGGCCGCAGGAGCCCTGCTGCTGACCGCACTCTCCGCCGTCCCGGCGGGCGGCGTCCCGAGCGCCCCCGGCCGTTCCACGGCTTCCGGTGTCGTCCCCGGGGTCGCGCTCGCCGCCGTGCGGGCCGCGGCGCGGGGCGTCGACTTCGGGAGCTGCTCCGACGCCCAGGACCTGCCCGGCAGCATGCAGTGCGGCACGGTCGCCGTCCCGCTCGACTACGCGCGCCCCGACGGCAAGCAGATCAAGCTGTCCGTCAGCCGGGTGCAGGCCACCCACCGGGACCCGCACAACAGCAAGCGCCGGGTGCCCCGGCAGGGCGCGCTGGTCTTCAACCCGGGCGGTCCCGGCGGCTCGGGGCGGTACTTCCCGCTGATCGGGCTGCTGCCGGAGTGGAAGCGGATCGGGGCGGCCTACGACCTCGTCGGCTACGACCCGCGCGGCGTCGGAAAATCGGCGCCCCTGTCCTGCCAGGACCCCAAGCGCTTCTTCAAGGGCCCTTCCCCCGCCCCGGTCCACCCCTCCGAGTCGTACAAGCGGGAGCGCGTCGCGCAGGCGAAGGCGTACGCGCAGGGCTGTGGGAAGCGGGCGGGCAGCGCCCTGCGGCACTACAACTCGCTCAACAACGCCCGTGACCTGGACGTGCTGCGGGCCGCGCTGGGCGAGGAGCGGCTGACGTTCATGGGGGCGTCGTACGGCACGTACTTCGGGGCGCTGTACGCGACCCTGTTCCCCTCGCACGTGCGGCGGATGGTGTTCGACGCGGCCGTGGACCCGGACCCGGCGCAGATCTGGTACCGCAACAACCTCGCCCAGTCGGCGGCGTTCGAGAGCCGCTGGACGGACTTCCGGGAGTGGATCGCCGAGCACGACGACGTGTACGGCCTCGGCGACACGGCGGAGGCGGTGCTGACCAGCTACGAGCGGGCCCGCGCCCGGCTGGCCGCGCAGCCGGCCGGCGGGAAGGTCGGCCCCGGCCAGCTCCAGGGCGCGTTCCTGCAGGCCGGGTACTACGACGACTACTGGCCCGCCCGGGCGCAGGCGCTGTCGGAGTACCTGAAGGGCGACCCGACGCAGCTCGTCGCGCAGGCCGGGCCGGTGCGGGAGGCCGCCGCGGAGGCGGAGAACGCCAATGCCGTGTACACGGCGGTGGAGTGCAACGACGCGTCCTGGCCGACGGACTGGAAGGTGTGGGACCGCGACAACACGCGGCTCGCGCGCGTCGCGCCGTTCGAGACGTGGGACAACGTGTGGGCGAACCTGCCGTGCGCGTACTGGCCGGCGCCCCGGCAGCAGCCGCTCGACGTGCGGACCGGGCCGGGTGAGCTGCCGCCGACGCTGATCCTGGCCGCCGAGCGGGACGCCGCCGCGCCGTACGCGGGCGCCCTGGAGATGCACCGGCGGCTGACCGGCTCGGTGCTGGTGACCGAGCGCGACTCGGGCACGCACGGCATCGCGGGCGGCCCGAACGCCTGCGTCAACGGCCACCTCGACGCGTACCTGCTGGAGGGCCGGCTCCCGGTGCGTCGCGCGGCCTGCGCACCGCACCCGGCGCCGAAGCCGTCGGCCCCCTCGGAGGAGAAGGCCGACGGGCCCGAGAGCTGGAACTGA
- a CDS encoding ribonuclease D — protein MTDAQETAAASSLRTTGGAPPDDGGSTASGAPTPLLEPREGIPPVIVDETTLAEVIAAFAAGSGPVAVDAERASGYRYGQRAYLVQLRREGAGSALIDPVACPDLSALGEALSDVEWVLHAATQDLPCLREIGMVPTRLFDTELAGRLAGFPRVGLGAMVEGVLGFVLEKGHSAVDWSTRPLPEPWLRYAALDVELLVDLRDALEKELDRQGKLEWAHQEFDAIASAPPPEPRKDPWRRTSGMHKVRRRRQLGVVRELWQTRDKIAQRRDVSPGKVLSDAAIVEAALALPVNVQALAALTGFGHRTGRRQLEQWQAAVDRAKALSESQLPQPGQQVTGPPPPRAWADKDPAAAARLSAARSAVSALAEELNMPQENLIAPDSVRRVCWEPPAVDQEAVAGALVAYGARAWQVEQVAPVLVAALSEKDA, from the coding sequence GTGACCGACGCCCAAGAAACCGCAGCAGCCAGCTCACTGCGAACCACCGGAGGCGCCCCTCCGGACGATGGCGGATCCACTGCTTCCGGGGCGCCGACACCTCTGCTGGAACCGCGCGAGGGCATTCCTCCCGTGATCGTCGACGAAACGACGCTCGCCGAGGTGATCGCCGCCTTCGCCGCCGGCTCCGGTCCCGTCGCCGTCGACGCCGAGCGGGCCTCCGGTTACCGCTACGGACAGCGCGCCTATCTGGTGCAGCTACGTCGCGAGGGCGCCGGCAGCGCGTTGATCGACCCCGTGGCCTGCCCCGACCTCTCCGCGCTCGGCGAGGCCCTCTCCGACGTCGAGTGGGTGCTGCACGCGGCCACCCAGGATCTGCCGTGTCTGCGCGAGATAGGCATGGTGCCGACGCGGCTGTTCGACACCGAGCTGGCCGGACGGCTCGCCGGATTCCCGCGGGTCGGCCTCGGCGCGATGGTCGAAGGCGTGCTGGGCTTCGTCCTCGAGAAGGGCCACTCCGCGGTCGACTGGTCGACGAGGCCGCTGCCCGAGCCGTGGCTGCGGTACGCGGCCCTCGACGTCGAGCTCCTGGTCGACCTGCGCGACGCGCTGGAGAAGGAGCTGGACCGGCAGGGCAAGCTGGAGTGGGCCCACCAGGAGTTCGACGCGATCGCGTCCGCCCCGCCGCCCGAGCCCCGCAAGGACCCCTGGCGCCGCACGTCCGGCATGCACAAGGTGCGCCGGCGGCGGCAGTTGGGCGTCGTGCGGGAGCTGTGGCAGACCCGGGACAAGATCGCGCAGCGGCGGGACGTGTCGCCGGGCAAGGTGCTGTCGGACGCGGCCATCGTGGAGGCCGCGCTCGCCCTTCCGGTGAACGTGCAGGCGCTGGCCGCGCTGACCGGGTTCGGGCACCGGACGGGACGACGGCAGCTCGAGCAGTGGCAGGCGGCGGTCGACCGGGCGAAGGCGCTCAGCGAGTCCCAACTGCCGCAGCCGGGGCAGCAGGTGACGGGGCCTCCGCCGCCGCGGGCCTGGGCCGACAAGGATCCGGCGGCGGCCGCGCGGCTCAGTGCGGCGCGGTCGGCCGTCTCGGCGCTGGCCGAGGAGCTGAACATGCCGCAGGAGAACCTCATCGCTCCGGACTCGGTGCGCAGGGTGTGCTGGGAGCCTCCGGCGGTCGACCAGGAAGCCGTTGCCGGTGCGCTTGTCGCGTACGGAGCGCGGGCCTGGCAGGTGGAGCAGGTCGCGCCCGTGTTGGTCGCGGCGCTGTCCGAGAAGGATGCCTAG
- a CDS encoding DUF4349 domain-containing protein has protein sequence MRTRRSARHDARHDVRRSARPGHALAGLLLAAALALTGCSGADDMGASSTGDKAAVGEPGAAQDAKEGAGASGSKATAAPKLNTARIIRTASLTVQVKDVPKALDEARATTENAGGYVGDETTDRDEDGAERSRVVLRVPVEKYDDVLAALQGAGKLLERTAKAQDVTDQVVDVESRIASQRASVARVRDLMDRATKLSDVVTLEGELSSREADLEALLAQQSSLKDRTSLATVTLTLSQKPVAPAAEKDDDPGFTDALAGGWDAFVTMLRWITVAFGAVLPFLAVAVLLLLAWLRLVRPRRQRQRAAQVSGAGASAPEQD, from the coding sequence ATGCGCACACGACGATCCGCACGCCACGACGCACGACACGACGTACGACGTTCCGCCCGGCCCGGCCACGCCCTGGCCGGGCTCCTGCTGGCCGCGGCCCTCGCGCTCACCGGATGCAGCGGCGCGGACGACATGGGCGCGAGCAGCACGGGCGACAAGGCCGCCGTCGGAGAGCCCGGCGCCGCCCAGGACGCGAAGGAGGGCGCGGGCGCGAGCGGCTCGAAGGCCACCGCCGCACCGAAGCTGAACACCGCCCGCATCATCCGCACGGCCTCCCTGACCGTGCAGGTCAAGGACGTGCCGAAAGCCCTGGACGAGGCCCGTGCGACCACCGAGAACGCGGGCGGCTACGTCGGCGACGAGACGACCGACCGGGACGAGGACGGCGCCGAGCGGAGCCGGGTGGTGCTGCGGGTGCCCGTCGAGAAGTACGACGACGTCCTCGCCGCCCTCCAGGGCGCGGGCAAGCTCCTGGAGCGCACGGCGAAGGCGCAGGACGTCACCGACCAGGTCGTCGACGTCGAGAGCCGTATCGCCTCGCAGCGCGCCAGCGTCGCCCGGGTCCGCGATCTGATGGACCGGGCCACCAAGCTGAGCGACGTGGTCACCCTGGAGGGCGAGTTGAGCAGCCGGGAAGCCGATCTGGAGGCGCTGCTCGCGCAGCAGTCGTCCCTGAAGGACCGCACGAGCCTGGCGACCGTCACCCTGACCCTGTCTCAGAAGCCGGTCGCCCCGGCCGCCGAGAAGGACGACGACCCGGGGTTCACCGACGCGCTGGCGGGCGGCTGGGACGCGTTCGTGACGATGCTCCGCTGGATCACCGTCGCGTTCGGCGCGGTGCTGCCGTTCCTCGCGGTGGCCGTCCTGCTCCTGCTGGCGTGGCTGCGGCTGGTACGGCCGCGGCGGCAGCGGCAGCGGGCGGCACAGGTGAGCGGGGCGGGGGCGAGCGCGCCTGAACAGGACTGA
- a CDS encoding FAD-dependent oxidoreductase, translating to MSIERLVVIGGDAAGMSAASQARRLKGPGELEIVAFERGHFTSYSACGIPYWVGGDVTERDDLIARTPEEHRARGIDLRLRTEVTEIDVAGRRVRARDVDSGAESWTSYDKLVIATGARPIRPDLPGMDAEGVHGVQTLDDGQALLDTLARARGRRAVVVGAGYIGVEMAEALINRGYEVTVVNRGSEPMSTLDPDMGRLVHGAMEGLGITMVNDAEVTALLAGQDGRVRAVVTKDAEYPADVVVLGIGVRPETALAKAAGLPLGAHGGLLTDRAMRVRGHEEIWAGGDCVEVLDLVSGQERHIALGTHANKHGQVIGANAGGGYATFPGVVGTAVSKVCDLEIARTGLREKDARRVGLQFETVTVESTNRAGYYPGASPMTVKMLAERRTGRLLGVQIVGREGAGKRVDIAAVALTAGMTVEQMTALDLGYAPPFSPVWDPVLVAARKASTKIRSL from the coding sequence ATGAGCATCGAGCGACTGGTCGTGATCGGCGGTGACGCCGCGGGCATGTCCGCGGCGTCCCAGGCCCGCCGTCTGAAGGGGCCCGGGGAACTGGAGATCGTCGCCTTCGAACGCGGCCACTTCACCTCGTACTCGGCGTGCGGGATCCCGTACTGGGTGGGCGGCGACGTCACCGAGCGGGACGATCTGATCGCCCGTACGCCCGAGGAGCACCGCGCGCGGGGGATCGACCTGCGGCTGCGCACCGAGGTCACGGAGATCGACGTGGCGGGACGGCGGGTACGCGCGCGTGACGTGGATTCCGGGGCGGAGTCCTGGACGTCGTACGACAAGCTCGTCATCGCGACCGGGGCCCGCCCGATCCGGCCGGACCTGCCGGGGATGGACGCCGAGGGCGTGCACGGGGTGCAGACGCTGGACGACGGGCAGGCGCTGCTCGACACGCTGGCACGCGCGCGTGGGAGGCGGGCCGTCGTCGTGGGGGCCGGCTACATCGGCGTGGAAATGGCCGAGGCGCTCATCAACCGCGGGTATGAGGTGACCGTCGTCAACCGGGGGAGCGAGCCGATGTCGACCCTCGACCCGGACATGGGCCGGCTGGTGCACGGGGCCATGGAGGGCCTGGGCATCACCATGGTGAACGACGCCGAGGTCACCGCGCTGCTCGCCGGCCAGGACGGCCGGGTACGGGCGGTGGTCACGAAGGACGCGGAGTACCCGGCGGACGTGGTGGTCCTCGGCATCGGCGTCCGCCCGGAGACCGCGCTCGCGAAGGCCGCCGGTCTGCCTCTGGGCGCGCACGGCGGGCTGCTCACGGACCGGGCGATGCGGGTGCGCGGCCATGAGGAGATCTGGGCGGGCGGCGACTGCGTGGAGGTCCTCGACCTGGTCTCGGGCCAGGAACGCCACATCGCCCTCGGCACCCACGCCAACAAGCACGGCCAGGTCATCGGCGCCAACGCCGGCGGCGGGTACGCGACCTTCCCGGGCGTCGTCGGGACCGCCGTGAGCAAGGTGTGCGACCTGGAGATCGCCCGCACGGGTCTGCGCGAGAAGGACGCGCGCAGGGTCGGTCTCCAGTTCGAAACGGTCACCGTCGAGTCCACCAACCGCGCCGGCTACTACCCCGGCGCCTCCCCCATGACGGTCAAGATGCTCGCCGAGCGACGGACGGGCCGTCTGCTGGGCGTCCAGATCGTCGGGAGGGAGGGCGCGGGCAAACGCGTGGACATCGCGGCAGTGGCCCTGACGGCCGGCATGACGGTGGAACAGATGACCGCCCTGGACCTGGGCTACGCCCCGCCGTTCAGTCCGGTGTGGGACCCGGTGCTGGTGGCGGCAAGAAAAGCATCAACAAAGATCCGGAGCTTGTAG
- the hemG gene encoding protoporphyrinogen oxidase produces the protein MSTTGTGTGRHVVVIGAGIAGLAAAHRLLRRGARVTVLEASERVGGKLLPGEIAGVRVDFGAESMLARRPEAIALAREVGLTDRLRSPATATASIWTRGALRPMPKGHVMGVPGTAAALSGVLSDEGLARIDRDADLPRTEVGEDVAVGEYVAARLGREVVDRLIEPLLGGVYAGDAYRISMRSAVPQLFQAVRTHTSLTEAVREIQAKAAANQQTGPVFMGIEGGVGSLPRAVAASVEARGGEIHTRVPVTGLRREPAGGWQVTAGERVLHADAVIVAVPAPAAAALLAAESPGAAAGLRAVEYASMALITLAYRRADTALPDGSGFLVPPVDGRTIKASTFASQKWGWIADEDPDTVVLRTSVGRYGETEILQRDDAALVDVSRHDLREATGLDASPVETRVTRWTDGLPQYPVGHHARVARIREDVAKLPGLAVCGAPYDGVGIPACIASAYAAVDRLGGDLDAVRELTANPVQSLHGGAGE, from the coding sequence ATGAGCACAACGGGTACGGGCACGGGGCGGCACGTCGTCGTCATCGGAGCCGGAATCGCCGGGCTGGCCGCCGCCCACCGGCTGTTGCGGCGCGGCGCGCGGGTGACCGTGCTGGAGGCGTCCGAGCGGGTGGGCGGCAAACTGCTGCCCGGTGAGATCGCGGGCGTGCGGGTGGACTTCGGCGCCGAGTCGATGCTCGCCCGCCGGCCCGAGGCGATCGCCCTCGCGCGCGAGGTGGGCCTCACCGACCGCCTCCGGTCGCCGGCCACCGCCACGGCCTCGATCTGGACCCGCGGCGCCCTGCGCCCCATGCCCAAGGGCCACGTCATGGGCGTCCCCGGCACCGCCGCCGCCCTCTCCGGCGTCCTGTCCGACGAGGGCCTGGCCCGTATCGACCGCGACGCCGACCTGCCCCGCACCGAGGTCGGGGAGGACGTGGCGGTCGGGGAGTACGTGGCCGCCCGTCTGGGCCGCGAGGTCGTCGACCGCCTCATCGAACCGCTGCTGGGCGGGGTGTACGCCGGTGACGCCTACCGGATCTCGATGCGCTCGGCCGTCCCGCAGCTCTTCCAGGCGGTGCGCACGCACACGTCGTTGACGGAGGCCGTCCGCGAGATCCAGGCCAAGGCGGCGGCCAACCAGCAGACCGGGCCGGTGTTCATGGGCATCGAGGGCGGCGTGGGCTCCCTCCCGCGCGCGGTCGCCGCGTCCGTCGAGGCGCGCGGCGGAGAGATCCACACGCGCGTGCCCGTGACCGGACTGCGCCGGGAGCCCGCGGGCGGCTGGCAGGTCACCGCGGGGGAGCGGGTGCTGCACGCCGACGCCGTGATCGTCGCCGTCCCCGCGCCGGCCGCCGCCGCACTGCTGGCCGCCGAGTCCCCCGGGGCCGCCGCCGGACTGCGCGCGGTGGAGTACGCCTCCATGGCCCTGATCACCCTCGCCTACCGGCGCGCGGACACCGCCCTGCCCGACGGCAGCGGCTTCCTCGTCCCGCCCGTCGACGGACGCACCATCAAGGCGTCCACGTTCGCCTCCCAGAAGTGGGGCTGGATCGCCGACGAGGACCCGGACACGGTCGTGCTGCGCACCTCCGTCGGGCGCTACGGCGAGACGGAGATCCTCCAGAGGGACGACGCCGCACTCGTCGACGTCTCCCGGCACGACCTGCGCGAGGCCACCGGCCTGGACGCGTCACCCGTCGAAACCCGCGTCACCCGTTGGACGGACGGCCTGCCGCAGTACCCGGTCGGCCACCACGCGCGCGTGGCCCGCATCCGCGAGGACGTCGCCAAGCTCCCGGGCCTCGCCGTGTGCGGCGCGCCGTACGACGGCGTCGGCATCCCGGCCTGCATCGCGAGCGCGTACGCCGCGGTGGACCGGCTCGGCGGCGACCTGGACGCCGTCCGGGAGCTCACGGCCAACCCGGTGCAGAGTCTGCACGGCGGAGCGGGAGAATGA